The following are encoded in a window of Citrobacter freundii genomic DNA:
- the envZ gene encoding two-component system sensor histidine kinase EnvZ, with translation MRRMRFSPRSSFARTLLLIVTLLFASLVTTYLVVLNFAILPSLQQFNKVLAYEVRMLMTDKLQLEDGTQLVVPPAFRREIYRELGISLYSNEAAEEAGLRWAQHYEFLSHQMAQQLGGPTEVRVEVNKSSPVVWLKTWLSPNIWVRVPLTEIHQGDFSPLFRYTLAIMLLAIGGAWLFIRIQNRPLVDLEHAALQVGKGIIPPPLREYGASEVRSVTRAFNHMAAGVKQLADDRTLLMAGVSHDLRTPLTRIRLATEMMGEEDGYLAESINKDIEECNAIIEQFIDYLRTGQEMPMEMADLNAVLGEVVAAESGYEREIDTALQPGLIQVKMHPLSIKRAVANMVVNAARYGNGWIKVSSGTEPHRAWFQVEDDGPGIKPEQRKHLFQPFVRGDSARSTSGTGLGLAIVQRIIDNHNGMLEIGTSERGGLSIRAWLPVPVSRVPGTTKEA, from the coding sequence ATGAGGCGAATGCGCTTCTCGCCACGAAGTTCGTTTGCTCGCACGTTATTGCTCATCGTCACCTTGCTGTTCGCCAGCCTGGTGACGACTTATCTGGTGGTGCTGAACTTCGCGATCCTGCCGAGCCTCCAGCAGTTTAATAAGGTCCTGGCTTACGAAGTCCGTATGCTGATGACCGATAAACTGCAGCTGGAGGACGGCACGCAACTGGTCGTGCCTCCCGCATTCCGCCGGGAAATTTACCGTGAGCTGGGGATTTCCCTCTATTCCAACGAAGCCGCTGAAGAAGCGGGGTTGCGTTGGGCGCAGCACTATGAATTCTTAAGTCATCAGATGGCGCAGCAGCTGGGCGGCCCGACGGAAGTTCGCGTTGAGGTCAACAAAAGCTCGCCGGTCGTGTGGCTGAAAACCTGGCTGTCTCCGAATATCTGGGTTCGCGTTCCTCTCACTGAAATTCATCAGGGCGATTTCTCGCCGCTGTTCCGCTATACGCTGGCGATCATGCTGCTGGCAATCGGTGGGGCGTGGCTGTTTATTCGTATCCAGAACCGGCCGTTGGTGGATCTGGAACATGCGGCGTTGCAGGTGGGTAAAGGCATTATTCCGCCGCCACTGCGCGAATATGGTGCCTCTGAGGTGCGCTCGGTGACCCGAGCCTTCAACCATATGGCGGCGGGCGTGAAGCAGCTGGCCGATGACCGAACGCTGCTGATGGCCGGGGTAAGCCACGATTTACGTACGCCGCTGACGCGTATCCGCCTGGCGACCGAGATGATGGGGGAAGAAGATGGCTACCTTGCGGAGTCCATCAATAAGGACATCGAAGAGTGTAACGCCATTATCGAACAGTTTATCGACTATCTGCGCACCGGGCAGGAGATGCCGATGGAGATGGCGGATCTGAACGCGGTGTTAGGAGAAGTCGTTGCGGCAGAAAGCGGTTATGAACGTGAGATTGATACCGCGCTGCAGCCTGGCCTCATTCAGGTGAAGATGCATCCGCTGTCGATCAAACGCGCGGTTGCCAATATGGTGGTCAATGCTGCCCGCTATGGTAATGGCTGGATTAAGGTTAGCAGTGGCACAGAGCCACATCGCGCCTGGTTCCAGGTCGAGGATGATGGTCCGGGCATCAAACCGGAGCAGCGTAAACATCTGTTCCAGCCGTTTGTACGCGGCGACAGTGCCCGCAGTACCAGCGGTACCGGTCTGGGCCTGGCGATCGTGCAGCGCATCATCGATAACCATAACGGCATGCTGGAAATCGGCACCAGCGAACGCGGTGGGCTGTCGATTCGCGCCTGGCTTCCGGTTCCTGTCTCCCGTGTGCCGGGAACAACCAAAGAAGCATAA
- the greB gene encoding transcription elongation factor GreB yields MKTPLITREGYEKLKQELNYLWREERPEVTKKVTWAASLGDRSENADYQYNKKRLREIDRRVRYLTKCMENLKIVDYSPQQEGKVFFGAWVEIENDDGDIRKFRIVGYDEIFGRKDYISIDSPMARALLKKEVGDLAVVNTPAGEASWYVNEIEYVK; encoded by the coding sequence ATGAAAACGCCCCTGATAACCCGTGAAGGGTATGAAAAACTCAAACAAGAGCTGAATTACCTCTGGCGTGAAGAGCGCCCGGAAGTCACCAAGAAAGTGACCTGGGCCGCCAGTCTGGGTGACCGCAGCGAAAACGCTGACTACCAGTATAATAAAAAGCGCCTGCGTGAGATCGACAGACGCGTCCGTTATTTGACCAAGTGCATGGAGAATCTAAAAATTGTCGATTACTCCCCTCAGCAGGAAGGAAAAGTGTTCTTTGGCGCATGGGTTGAGATTGAAAATGATGACGGCGACATCCGCAAATTTCGCATTGTCGGCTACGATGAAATCTTTGGCCGTAAGGATTACATCTCTATCGACTCACCGATGGCGCGCGCCCTGCTCAAAAAAGAGGTCGGCGATCTCGCGGTAGTGAACACCCCTGCCGGAGAAGCAAGCTGGTACGTGAATGAGATTGAGTACGTTAAATAA
- a CDS encoding type II toxin-antitoxin system RelE/ParE family toxin: MFTFIELQGFSKRRPLLLPDDEFRAFQEALIENPEAGDTIAGTGGFRKIRWSRSGMGKRSGIRVIYYNVTRKGRIYLALLYPKNEQDDLTEEQKRVLMHLSDMLI, from the coding sequence ATGTTCACATTTATTGAGCTACAGGGATTTAGTAAACGCCGTCCGTTACTTTTACCTGACGATGAGTTTCGTGCCTTTCAAGAGGCGCTTATTGAAAACCCTGAGGCAGGGGATACTATCGCTGGTACGGGGGGATTCAGAAAAATTCGCTGGAGTCGCTCTGGTATGGGTAAGCGCAGCGGTATTCGGGTTATCTATTACAACGTGACGCGTAAAGGTCGAATCTATCTGGCTTTGCTCTATCCTAAGAATGAACAGGATGATTTAACCGAAGAGCAAAAAAGAGTTTTAATGCACTTATCCGATATGCTGATTTAA
- the nadS gene encoding NadS family protein codes for MKDELFADLLASAEEMVRIEKGEETPKPEHVHTFSEIDVKAIREATGLRQQDFAIAVGVSYDLVKSWETKRRQPTGAPRKLLLLIQKNPFIINQLKAI; via the coding sequence ATGAAAGACGAATTATTTGCCGATTTGCTGGCCAGTGCAGAAGAAATGGTACGTATAGAGAAAGGTGAAGAAACACCTAAACCTGAACATGTGCATACTTTTAGCGAAATTGATGTTAAAGCCATCCGCGAAGCAACAGGGTTACGCCAACAGGATTTTGCCATAGCGGTTGGTGTGAGTTATGACCTGGTTAAAAGCTGGGAAACGAAACGACGCCAACCCACTGGAGCACCAAGAAAACTGCTTTTATTAATTCAAAAAAACCCATTTATAATTAATCAATTAAAAGCAATTTAA
- the ompR gene encoding osmolarity response regulator transcription factor OmpR — MQENYKILVVDDDMRLRALLERYLTEQGFQVRSVANAEQMDRLLTRESFHLMVLDLMLPGEDGLSICRRLRSQSNPMPIIMVTAKGEEVDRIVGLEIGADDYIPKPFNPRELLARIRAVLRRQANELPGAPSQEEAVIAFGKFKLNLGTREMFREDEPMPLTSGEFAVLKALVSHPREPLSRDKLMNLARGREYSAMERSIDVQISRLRRMVEEDPAHPRYIQTVWGLGYVFVPDGSKA, encoded by the coding sequence ATGCAAGAGAACTATAAGATTCTGGTGGTCGATGACGACATGCGCCTGCGCGCGCTACTGGAACGTTATCTGACCGAGCAGGGCTTCCAGGTTCGAAGCGTCGCAAACGCTGAGCAGATGGATCGTCTGCTGACCCGTGAATCCTTCCACCTTATGGTACTGGATTTGATGCTGCCAGGTGAAGATGGTCTGTCGATTTGCCGCCGCCTGCGTAGCCAGAGCAACCCAATGCCGATCATCATGGTGACGGCGAAGGGGGAAGAGGTTGACCGTATCGTTGGGCTGGAAATCGGCGCTGACGACTATATCCCGAAACCGTTTAACCCGCGCGAACTGTTGGCGCGTATTCGTGCCGTACTGCGTCGTCAGGCAAATGAACTGCCGGGCGCGCCGTCTCAGGAAGAAGCGGTTATCGCTTTTGGTAAGTTCAAACTGAACCTCGGCACCCGTGAGATGTTCCGTGAAGATGAACCTATGCCGCTGACCAGCGGTGAATTTGCCGTGCTGAAAGCGTTGGTCAGTCACCCGCGTGAGCCGTTGTCCCGCGATAAGCTGATGAACCTGGCCCGTGGTCGCGAGTACTCCGCGATGGAACGTTCTATTGACGTGCAGATTTCCCGTCTGCGTCGTATGGTGGAAGAAGATCCGGCACATCCACGTTATATTCAGACCGTATGGGGTCTGGGCTACGTCTTTGTCCCGGACGGTTCTAAAGCATGA